From the genome of Epinephelus lanceolatus isolate andai-2023 chromosome 23, ASM4190304v1, whole genome shotgun sequence, one region includes:
- the lemd3 gene encoding inner nuclear membrane protein Man1 produces MASTQLTDEELFSELKRFGFTPGPVTENTRPVYLKKLKKLREEQQQRGSRPGKTRSSGAINSTTGGGNTAGSRPASHDVTHLSSSRRPGRKSTVLGFSSDESDAETPLKRKGLNHSSRADRSSGFPQQPKIRPVTTPSVVTKSQFGATSTLNSNNSSSGPGGQRSVSLGWGVRARSSPEAEGRDYDESGDEDDYEGELEKNSRSLNGCGASHLNTSKLAGDYSDSDEEEVGGLGVGDKQRDRLEPRRSHPKAEFPSHGVGRGSQTGGAARQVNPSESLNMVGSRREEGEEDNSKRRDSDPPGGLRSHNFPRKSIYVSLTDNHGGEAGKNNHVDGEDGTSRSSTSRFAIGLRPRFSNYSSLSQNYRGNHSNHTAPNHSYSQAVLKQKLSVPEDELLQQFKREEVASSGSFSAHYLSMFLLTAACLFFLLLGLMYLRMRGSGSSEVDGVIKSHPFGSEFDSTYNKTEKDLILKLLLKLHDHLAHVAGQHDCGDQQHPNRSLSMDEASAYLRAQNQEFENFILTSLEWIIRTGQDVGIRLTGQVAEDPLIDVSEISRLESTHPKMPFTCRFRRAFLTVISRVFVIAVVVGLVWSVVCYMKYRWRREEEETRQMYDMVERIIDVLRSHSEACQENQDLQPYLPIPHVRDSLVQPQDRKKMKKIWERAVNFLSANESRIRKETQRIGGADFLVWRWIQPSLSCDKTSLMPSKVWQGKAFPLDRRNSPPNSLTPCLKIRNMFDPVMEVGENWDLAIHEAILEKCSDNDGIVHIAVDKNSREGCVYVKCLSAEHSGRAFKALHGSWFDGKLVTVKYLRLDRYHQRFPQAQGCTTPLKASSLHVNTTSTMNTSPRLQHRGSANSSGFS; encoded by the exons ATGGCGTCAACGCAGTTAACGGATGAGGAGCTTTTCTCCGAATTAAAGCGCTTTGGTTTCACTCCAGGCCCGGTTACCGAAAACACTCGCCCGGTGTATCTGAAGAAATTGAAGAAGCTTCgcgaagagcagcagcagcggggcTCCAGACCGGGCAAAACCCGTAGCAGCGGGGCCATCAACAGCACCACTGGCGGAGGCAACACGGCGGGATCCAGGCCAGCCAGCCATGACGTCACGCACCTGAGCTCTAGCAGGAGACCGGGCAGGAAGTCCACCGTCCTCGGCTTCAGCTCCGACGAGTCTGACGCTGAAACGCCACTGAAAAGAAAAGGCCTCAACCACAGCAGCAGGGCAGACCGAAGCTCCGGTTTTCCACAGCAACCGAAGATAAGGCCCGTTACGACGCCGAGTGTGGTTACCAAGAGTCAGTTTGGCGCTACGAGTACGCTAAATAGCAACAATTCTTCCTCGGGTCCGGGCGGACAGAGAAGTGTCTCCCTGGGCTGGGGAGTTCGTGCCAGATCCAGCCCCGAGGCGGAAGGGAGGGATTACGACGAATCGGGGGACGAGGACGATTATGAGGGGGAACTGGAAAAGAACTCTCGCTCTTTAAACGGTTGTGGGGCGTCTCACTTAAACACTAGCAAGCTAGCTGGGGATTACTCAGATTCGGACGAGGAGGAGGTTGGGGGCCTTGGTGTCGGAGACAAGCAGCGGGATAGGTTGGAGCCAAGACGGAGCCACCCGAAAGCGGAGTTTCCTTCCCACGGAGTGGGCCGAGGGTCCCAGACGGGAGGGGCAGCCAGACAGGTTAACCCGTCTGAGAGTCTAAATATGGTGGGGAGccggagggaggagggggaggaagacaATTCAAAGAGAAGGGACTCGGACCCGCCGGGAGGCTTGCGGAGCCACAACTTTCCCAGGAAGTCTATCTACGTGTCCCTCACCGACAACCACGGAGGAGAGGCCGGCAAAAACAACCACGTCGACGGCGAGGACGGAACATCCAGAAGCAGCACTAGTAGGTTCGCCATCGGGTTGAGACCGCGCTTCTCCAACTACAGCAGCCTGTCCCAGAACTACAGGGGCAACCACTCTAACCACACCGCCCCCAACCACTCATACAGCCAGGCGGTGCTGAAGCAGAAGCTGTCTGTCCCTGAGGATGAGCTGCTCCAGCAGTTTAAAAGGGAGGAGGTGGCCTCCTCTGGTAGCTTCAGCGCTCACTACCTGTCCATGTTCCTGCTCACTGCAGCCTGCCTCTTCTTTCTGCTGCTGGGCCTCATGTACCTCAGGATGAGGGGCTCTGGATCCTCGGAGGTGGATGGAGTCA TTAAGAGCCACCCGTTTGGCAGCGAGTTTGACTCTACTTAT aacAAGACGGAGAAGGACCTGATCCTGAAGCTGCTGCTCAAGCTACATGACCACCTGGCCCATGTTGCTG GCCAGCATGACTGTGGAGACCAGCAGCATCCAAACAGGAGTCTGTCCATGGATGAGGCCTCTGCATATTTACGG GCTCAGAATCAGGAGTTTGAAAACTTCATTCTTACGTCTCTGGAGTGGATCATCCGGACAGGCCAGGATGTTGGAATAAG gctgACTGGGCAGGTAGCTGAAGATCCGTTGATCGATGTGTCTGAGATCTCTCGGCTGGAGTCCACACATCCCAAGATGCCCTTCACGTGCCGCTTCCGACGAGCCTTCCTCACCGTCATCAGCAGAGTCTTCGTCATTGCAGTCG TGGTTGGCCTTGTGTGGAGCGTGGTCTGCTACATGAAGTATcgctggaggagagaggaggaggagaccagGCAGATGTATGACATGGTGGAGAGGATCATTG aTGTGTTGAGGAGCCACAGTGAGGCTTGTCAAGAGAACCAGGACCTGCAGCCTTACCTGCCCATCCCCCATGTCAGAGACTCTCTGGTCCAGCCTCAGGACAG GAAGAAAATGAAGAAGATTTGGGAGCGGGCTGTGAACTTCCTCTCAGCCAATGAGTCCAGGATTCGAAAAGAGACTCAGAGGATTGGTGGAGCAGACTTCCTGGTCTGGAGGTGGATCCAGCCCTCTCTCAGTTGTGACAAGACCTCGTTGATGCCCTCCAAAGTCTGGCAGGGAAAAG CTTTCCCTCTGGACCGGAGGAATTCTCCTCCCAATAGCCTGACTCCATGTCTGAAGATCAGAAACATGTTTGACCCAGTCAT GGAAGTTGGGGAGAACTGGGATTTAGCCATCCACGAGGCCATCCTGGAGAAGTGCAGTGACAACGATGGTATCGTCCACATTGCTGTCGACAAGAACTCACGAGAG gGCTGTGTCTACGTTAAGTGTCTCTCTGCAGAGCACTCAGGGAGAGCCTTCAAGGCACTTCATGGCTCCTGGTTTGATG GTAAGCTGGTGACCGTGAAGTATCTGCGTTTGGACCGGTACCACCAGCGCTTCCCACAGGCCCAGGGCTGCACCACGCCTCTAAAGGCCTCCAGCCTCCACGTCAACACCACGAGCACCATGAACACCTCACCCCGCCTGCAGCACCGCGGCTCCGCCAACTCCTCAGGCTTCTCATGA